A window of Thiocapsa bogorovii genomic DNA:
GAAGACCGCTGGAGTCTTTGGTCGACGCGGATGAAGGTATCGGAAGCAGAGTGTTGCGCCGTGTCCGCCGCGACGCTTTCCGATACGTGTCGTGCTTGCGTCGCGCCGAGGATCGCGAATCCGGTTCCGCCCGGGAGCCTAGGGTGGTGGAGTGTAGAGATGTCGAGACCGCACGCGATCAGGTTCCTTGTCGTCATCGACCATCGAGACGACCACTATGGCGATGACGACGACGATTTCGACAACAAAAGGTCTCGATACATCTGCCGCGCTGCAGAGGAGAGACTCGTCAGTCCCGATCACTACTCCTCGATCAGATCCAATAACCGGGTCGCCTCCTGACCGACACCCGTATCGGCACCGAGATCGCGTGCGCGCTCGAGCGCCGTGCGCGCCTCGGCCATATCGCCGGCCTGCAGGCTCACGAATCCGAGGGTCAGCCAGATGCGCTGGTGGGTCGCGTCCTTGGCCGCACCCGCACGTAGTTGCGTCAGCGCCCCTTCGGTATCGCCCGTGTAATGCAGCGCCAATCCGAGGTCGTTTTGAGCATCGACGTCGTCCGGCCGCAGCTCGAGCAAACGGCGATAGATGGGCACGGCCTCGGTGTAGCGACGCTCCACAAAGAGCGCGTCGGCTTGCTGCGCCAGGAGATCGGGGTTGGTCTCGGTGATGGTCTGAGGGATCGCGGTCGGCGACGGGCGCGGAGTGGTCTGAGTAGGCAGCCCGTGGGGAGCGGCCGACGCCGCGGCGACGGCAGGGCGCGCAGCGTGGCGAATGTAGTAGTCGCGCGTGACCGCAAAAACCGTGAAACCGTAGAAGAACAAGAACACGGCGAAGAGCAGCCACTGCAGCGGGGAGAGTCTGGGCATGGTATCGAAACGGCTGTCGGAGGAGAGGTCGAGCGATCCTAGGAACCCCGACAGGGCCTGTCAAACCGGGCCGAACGCCGGCGCGCGCAGACCGCTCCGGGGCCCTTGAGCAGGGCCGTCGAGTTTCCACCCGTAATCCTCGCGCTCGGCAGTAACCTTGCCTATCCTTAGAAGGATTTGAATCAGGATTGAACGCGAAGAATCGCCAACAAAAAAAGGCCGCGACGACAGGGTGTGTAGCTGCCGTGGCGACCGAACTGGCTTGCTGCGCGTGTGCGGCTCCGAATCAGGACCGGCAGTCGGACCCAGCGGTCTTGTCGGTGCCACGTATGCGTGAAGGACGAGCGTCACCGGCATCGTCGCGGTTGATGAGCGCGACCAGAAAGCCGGCGCAAAACACCGCCGCGATCAGACCCGCGATCGTAAGTGCATCGAAGCTCATGTGTGCTCCCCTCTATCCGTCGGATGACTGCTCCAAAGATCCGCAGCGCCGAGGATCGAAAAACTCGAACAAGGGCCTGCGCGTACGTGTTTATCTTGCGCGCAAGGCGTCAATAGAGTATTTCAGTCGACTCTAATGTTGTTACAAGTTGTTACAGTCGCCTGACTTCGGCCGAACGGGACCCCGCGGAAATGCCCGATACACCGATCCAGATCCTGGTTGTCGACGACGATTCGGCCTTGCGCGCTCTGCTCGGAGACTATCTCGCCGGGGAGGGCTTCCTCGTGGCCGGAGCGGAGGACGGCGTGGCGATGGACGCCTGGTTGGCCGAGCATGAGACGGACCTGGTGATCCTCGACTTGATGCTCCCCGGCGAGGACGGGCTGACCCTGGCACGCCGACTGCGGGCGCGCGCCGATACCCCGATCATCATGCTGTCGGCACGCGGCGACGACATCGATCGCATCGTCGGCTTGGAGGTCGGTGCCGACGACTACATGCCCAAGCCCTTCAATCCCCGCGAGCTTCTTGCGCGAATCCGTGCGGTGCTGCGCCGCCGAGCCCCGAGCGGGCCAACAGAGCCCCGTGAGGAGAATGGGATCATTCGGTTCGGGCCCTATCGTCTCGACCTCGGTCAACGCGAGTTGCGACGCGGGGATGACGCCGTCGTGCTCACCTCGGGCGAGCTTGAGCTGTTGCGCATCCTTGCCGAGCATCCCGACCGGATATTGGATCGTGATCTGCTGCTCGACCTGCTCAAGGGCTACGAGCGCTCGCCGTTCGATCGCAGCATCGACGTGCAGATCGCGCGCCTGCGCGCCAAAATCGAACCGGATACCAAACGCCCCCGTTACATCCGCACCATTTGGGGCAAGGGTTACATGTTCACGCCGGCCGGCGACGCATGAAGCTCTTTGCACGCCTGGTCCCGGCAAGCCTGTTCGGGCGCGCGCTGCTCACCTTGGTCTTCACCTTCGGGCTGTTCGGCCTCATCACCTTCTGGGTCATCGTGTCCTATGCGCTGACGCCGGTTGCTCAGCGCTCCGCCTCGGATCTGGCGAGCATCATGGTGCTCTCGGCCCGGACCCTACGCC
This region includes:
- a CDS encoding tetratricopeptide repeat protein produces the protein MPRLSPLQWLLFAVFLFFYGFTVFAVTRDYYIRHAARPAVAAASAAPHGLPTQTTPRPSPTAIPQTITETNPDLLAQQADALFVERRYTEAVPIYRRLLELRPDDVDAQNDLGLALHYTGDTEGALTQLRAGAAKDATHQRIWLTLGFVSLQAGDMAEARTALERARDLGADTGVGQEATRLLDLIEE
- a CDS encoding response regulator, with amino-acid sequence MPDTPIQILVVDDDSALRALLGDYLAGEGFLVAGAEDGVAMDAWLAEHETDLVILDLMLPGEDGLTLARRLRARADTPIIMLSARGDDIDRIVGLEVGADDYMPKPFNPRELLARIRAVLRRRAPSGPTEPREENGIIRFGPYRLDLGQRELRRGDDAVVLTSGELELLRILAEHPDRILDRDLLLDLLKGYERSPFDRSIDVQIARLRAKIEPDTKRPRYIRTIWGKGYMFTPAGDA